One genomic region from Terasakiella sp. SH-1 encodes:
- the nirB gene encoding nitrite reductase large subunit NirB, translating to MQKLIVIGNGMAGMRAVEEILKRDANQFKITVFGAEPYGNYNRIMLSPVLSGEKTFEEIMINTPEWYAENDITLHVNAEVTEIDRENKIVKSANGIEESYDKLLIATGSEPFIIPVPGKDLDGVISFRDMNDIAAMEDAISKYENAVVIGGGLLGLEAAYGLQRRGMKATVIHLMDTLMERQLDPSAGALLKNELEGRGISVLTEANTKEIVGKDGRVTELHLADGRVIPADIVVMAVGIRPNVALAQASGLEVERGIVVNDQLLTSDEHIYSVGECVQHQGNVYGLVAPLYEMGKVLADHITGSDNAYQGSVTSTKLKVSGVDVFSAGDFSGGDDCEDVVLRDAARGIYKRVVLKDNKIQGAVLYGDTADGAWYFQMLKDEQDISDIRDLLIFGQAFASGGGASQDPIEAVAALPMDAEICGCNGVCKGDIVNAVNDKGLTTLDEVKAHTKASASCGTCAGLVENVLKATLGDAYSEVTVKPMCGCTEHTHDEVRAAIVEQELKTIPDVYQALEWKTPNGCSSCRPAMNYYLLCAWPGEYQDDTQSRFINERAHANIQKDGTYSVVPRMWGGLTNPKELRAIADAAEKFNVKTVKVTGGQRIDLFGIKKEDLPEIWADLNAAGMVSGHAYGKSLRTVKTCVGKEWCRFGTQMSMDLGVKLEKMAWGSYMPHKFKMAVSGCPRNCAEATIKDFGVICVDSGYQLSVAGNGGIHVRANDDLCLVKTEEEVLEYAGAYIQLYREEARYLERTAPWIERVGLEYVKSIVVDDEARRKELYARFTHSQSFWQDDPWAKAVNEEEAGAEFKPLAVMTAQAAE from the coding sequence ATGCAAAAACTCATCGTTATTGGCAATGGTATGGCAGGAATGCGTGCAGTTGAGGAAATCCTCAAGCGTGATGCCAACCAGTTTAAAATCACTGTTTTCGGTGCAGAACCTTATGGCAACTATAACCGCATCATGTTGTCTCCCGTTTTATCTGGGGAGAAGACATTTGAAGAAATTATGATCAATACGCCTGAATGGTATGCAGAAAACGATATTACCCTGCATGTGAATGCCGAAGTCACAGAAATTGATCGTGAAAACAAAATCGTTAAATCGGCAAATGGTATTGAAGAATCTTATGACAAGCTGTTGATTGCCACAGGTTCAGAACCTTTCATTATTCCGGTACCGGGTAAAGACCTTGACGGGGTGATTTCTTTCCGCGACATGAATGATATTGCCGCCATGGAAGATGCCATTTCCAAATATGAAAATGCAGTTGTGATTGGTGGGGGCCTGTTGGGTCTGGAAGCCGCTTATGGCTTGCAACGCCGTGGCATGAAAGCCACCGTGATCCATCTGATGGATACCTTGATGGAACGTCAGCTTGACCCATCCGCAGGTGCCTTGTTGAAGAATGAGCTGGAAGGGCGTGGTATTAGCGTTCTGACCGAAGCCAACACCAAGGAAATCGTTGGTAAAGATGGTCGTGTGACGGAACTGCACTTGGCAGATGGCCGTGTGATCCCAGCCGATATTGTGGTGATGGCTGTTGGTATTCGCCCCAATGTAGCACTGGCTCAAGCAAGTGGGCTTGAGGTGGAACGCGGCATTGTGGTCAATGATCAGCTGTTGACCTCTGATGAACATATCTATTCCGTTGGTGAATGTGTCCAGCACCAAGGCAATGTCTATGGTCTGGTTGCCCCGCTTTATGAAATGGGCAAGGTCTTGGCCGATCATATCACGGGTTCAGACAATGCTTATCAGGGCTCTGTAACCTCAACAAAACTGAAAGTATCCGGTGTGGATGTTTTCTCTGCCGGTGACTTCTCAGGTGGGGATGATTGCGAAGATGTGGTTCTGCGTGATGCAGCCCGTGGCATTTACAAGCGTGTGGTCTTGAAAGATAACAAAATCCAAGGCGCTGTGCTTTATGGCGATACGGCTGATGGGGCCTGGTATTTCCAGATGTTGAAGGATGAGCAGGATATCAGCGATATTCGTGACTTGTTGATCTTTGGTCAAGCTTTTGCCTCAGGAGGGGGCGCATCTCAGGACCCCATTGAGGCCGTTGCAGCTTTGCCGATGGATGCGGAAATCTGTGGCTGTAACGGCGTGTGTAAAGGTGACATCGTAAATGCGGTGAATGATAAAGGCTTAACCACCCTTGATGAAGTCAAGGCACACACGAAAGCGTCTGCTTCTTGCGGAACGTGTGCAGGTTTGGTTGAAAATGTGCTGAAAGCCACCTTGGGTGATGCCTATTCAGAAGTCACAGTGAAGCCTATGTGCGGCTGTACAGAACATACCCATGATGAGGTTCGCGCCGCCATTGTGGAGCAAGAGTTAAAGACCATTCCTGATGTTTATCAGGCACTGGAATGGAAAACGCCAAATGGGTGTTCTTCCTGTCGTCCGGCAATGAACTATTATCTGCTGTGCGCATGGCCGGGGGAATATCAGGACGATACCCAGTCGCGTTTCATTAACGAACGAGCCCACGCCAATATTCAAAAAGATGGCACTTATTCTGTCGTGCCGCGCATGTGGGGGGGCTTGACCAACCCGAAAGAGCTGCGCGCCATTGCCGATGCAGCTGAAAAATTCAATGTCAAGACGGTGAAAGTCACAGGTGGTCAGCGGATTGACCTGTTTGGCATCAAGAAAGAAGATCTCCCTGAAATCTGGGCGGATTTGAATGCTGCAGGCATGGTGTCCGGTCATGCCTATGGTAAATCCTTGCGCACGGTAAAAACCTGTGTGGGGAAGGAATGGTGTCGTTTTGGCACACAGATGTCCATGGACTTGGGGGTGAAGCTGGAAAAAATGGCCTGGGGCTCTTACATGCCGCATAAATTCAAGATGGCCGTATCTGGTTGTCCGCGAAATTGTGCAGAAGCCACCATTAAGGATTTCGGTGTCATCTGTGTAGATAGCGGCTATCAGCTCTCAGTGGCAGGTAATGGTGGCATCCATGTACGTGCCAATGATGACCTTTGTCTGGTGAAGACCGAAGAAGAGGTGCTGGAATATGCCGGAGCCTACATTCAGCTTTATCGTGAAGAGGCCCGTTATTTGGAACGCACAGCACCTTGGATTGAGCGTGTCGGCCTTGAATATGTGAAATCCATCGTTGTTGATGACGAGGCACGGCGCAAAGAACTTTATGCCCGGTTCACGCATTCACAAAGCTTCTGGCAGGATGATCCATGGGCCAAGGCGGTGAATGAAGAAGAAGCCGGTGCAGAATTCAAACCATTGGCTGTTATGACAGCACAAGCAGCAGAATAG
- the nirD gene encoding nitrite reductase small subunit NirD — translation MSNWIEVGQVNDIPKLGARVVKSLRGDIAVFRTADDEIFAIVDECPHSGGPLSQGIVHGKAVACPLHNWNIDLETGDVLDPDHGCTRVIEVAITDGLIRIFVEAEATGTHG, via the coding sequence ATGAGTAACTGGATTGAAGTCGGTCAAGTCAATGATATCCCGAAATTGGGCGCTCGTGTGGTAAAATCCTTGCGCGGCGACATTGCGGTGTTTCGTACTGCGGATGACGAGATTTTTGCCATTGTGGATGAATGCCCCCATTCCGGTGGGCCGTTGTCTCAAGGGATTGTGCATGGCAAGGCGGTGGCCTGTCCGCTGCATAACTGGAACATTGATCTGGAAACAGGGGATGTTCTGGACCCTGATCATGGGTGTACCCGTGTGATTGAAGTTGCGATCACAGATGGGTTGATTCGTATCTTTGTCGAAGCGGAGGCAACAGGGACACATGGCTGA